Proteins from one Kazachstania africana CBS 2517 chromosome 1, complete genome genomic window:
- the COQ5 gene encoding 2-hexaprenyl-6-methoxy-1,4-benzoquinone methyltransferase (similar to Saccharomyces cerevisiae COQ5 (YML110C); ancestral locus Anc_8.833) → MGIAGVSIKSTKKEENLIGNKQLTLSVRSYRAAMFKPGLSRASTKVFTRSLANKAPLGNNGTTHFGSKTVLVEEKAKMVGDVFSSVATKYDLMNDIMSVGIHRLWKSHFINKLDPGKRPNSNVPLNFIDVAGGSGDIAFGILDYASRKFEDNVSTMDVVDINPDMLKEGEKRAINLGRYHNDPRVKFMVQDAEKLEKIESNSKDIYTVSFGTRNFTNIQNGLNTAYRVLRPGGIFYCLEFSKIENKLLDFGYQQWAKMLPVFGSIVANDYESYQYLVESIERFPDQETFKSMIEKAGFTSTGYESLSFGICAIHWGIKI, encoded by the coding sequence ATGGGGATTGCAGGGGTATCGATAAAAAGcacaaaaaaagaagagaatcTGATAGGAAATAAGCAACTTACCTTGAGTGTAAGGAGTTACCGTGCCGCAATGTTCAAACCAGGGTTATCAAGAGCTTCTACGAAGGTCTTTACCAGATCGTTGGCTAATAAGGCACCATTGGGTAACAATGGAACCACTCATTTTGGGTCGAAGACCGTTCTAGTTGAGGAAAAGGCTAAGATGGTTGGTGATGTCTTCTCTTCGGTCGCAACAAAATACGATCTAATGAATGATATCATGTCTGTTGGTATTCATAGATTATGGAAGAGTCATTTCATAAACAAACTAGATCCAGGGAAAAGACCTAATTCAAATGTACCTCTTAATTTTATCGATGTAGCCGGTGGATCTGGTGATATTGCATTCGGTATTTTGGATTATGCTTCAAGGAAATTTGAGGATAATGTATCAACAATGGATGTAGTGGACATCAATCCAGATATGTTGAAAGAGGGTGAAAAGAGGGCCATCAATCTAGGCAGGTATCACAATGATCCAAGAGTAAAATTTATGGTTCAAGATGCTGAAAAACTGGAAAAAATAGAATCCAACTCAAAAGATATTTATACCGTGTCATTTGGAACTAGAAACTttacaaatattcaaaatggGCTAAATACAGCATACAGAGTCTTGAGACCAGGTGGTATATTCTATTgtcttgaattttcaaaaattgaaaacaagCTACTAGACTTCGGTTATCAACAATGGGCAAAAATGTTACCTGTCTTTGGCTCAATTGTAGCTAATGATTATGAATCttatcaatatttggtaGAATCTATCGAAAGATTTCCAGATCAGgaaactttcaaatcaatgatTGAAAAAGCTGGTTTTACATCTACTGGGTATGAAAGTCTATCATTTGGTATCTGTGCCATACATTGGggtatcaaaatttga